AACAGCCACGCTTACGCTGGCGAACGATACGACGATTGGACAGGTCCAGAGTGATGTGGAAGATGCTCTGCAGTCTTATTTTGGACAACTCAGGCAAAATTGGGCCCATGAATCAGCCCTCGCCGTGCGTGTCGCGCAAATCGATGCCCGCATTTTAACAGTGACCGGAGTCGTTGATGTCAGCCATACGCTGCTTAATGGCCAGGCTGGGAATATTCAGCTCACAGAGGAGCAGATTCCTCTACTGGGGAAGGTGACTCTGGATGAATAGACTGCTTGAATATTTACCGGAATATTACCATGATATTCTCGATTTTCGTGAGCTTACGGAGACCGAGACCCAGGAACTGCTGAGCGTTGAGCAGGCAATGGAGCGGCTGCTGCAGGATCAGTTTGTACTGACTGCCTCGGAGCAGGCGATCAAGCGGCGCGAGAAAATGCTCGGCATCCAGGCCGATCCCAAAGCCGAGACCTTGGACTTCCGCCGCAAGCGGCTGATCAATCGCTACTCGACCAAACCACCGTTTACGGTGCGGTATTTGCAGCAACGGTTGGATTTTTTGGTGGGGGCGGGGCTTTCTATCGTCAGCATCGATCCGCAGAACTATCTGCTTAGGGTAACGGCGAGCATTGATAATGCAAATATTTTCAAAGAAGTAGAGCGCACTGTAAGAGTCATTAAGCCAGTAAATTTGATCTACCAGCAGAAAACTTCATTAGGGGATGACATTCTTCTGGAAGAGCATATTTCTACACAGAAGATTA
The window above is part of the Paenibacillus lutimineralis genome. Proteins encoded here:
- a CDS encoding putative phage tail protein, which translates into the protein MNRLLEYLPEYYHDILDFRELTETETQELLSVEQAMERLLQDQFVLTASEQAIKRREKMLGIQADPKAETLDFRRKRLINRYSTKPPFTVRYLQQRLDFLVGAGLSIVSIDPQNYLLRVTASIDNANIFKEVERTVRVIKPVNLIYQQKTSLGDDILLEEHISTQKITWNYKLDGTWTLGEMPFASFDPEVVVK